The following are from one region of the Fibrobacter sp. genome:
- a CDS encoding type I restriction-modification system subunit M, with amino-acid sequence MITGEIKNRIDAIWDTFWTGGITNSITILEQMTYLFFMKMLDDAQMKKEAAANAMGAKVKDPVFKAGNWHNPETDRDVPYTDLRWSNFKNKEAEAMYRLVSKDVFIFIKTLNDGKESAYSRFMDSATFLIQSARTLVKIVEGIDGLDMNNRDTMGDVYEYVLGKMAASGNNGQFRTPRHIIRMMVDMMEPNLDDTVCDPAMGSAGFIVEAAKFVQEHHKKDLLKKDKSDHYRNEMFHGFDTDQTMLRIGAMNLMLHGADNPDIAYRDSLSTDNTDENRYSLCLANPPFAGSLDYEAINKNLLAITKTKKTELLFLALFVRMLRLGGRCASIVPDGVLFGNSSGHKAIRKELIENQRLQAVISMPSGVFQPYSGVSTAILVFTKTNAGGTDKVWFYDMKADGYTLDQKRTECAENDIPDIIARWKNLDAETDRTRKDQSFFVPVDEIVANDYDLSINKYKEVEMVKVEYESPKVVYKRIQKLQEEINAAMEEFGEKYL; translated from the coding sequence ATGATAACAGGCGAAATCAAGAACCGTATTGACGCAATCTGGGATACTTTTTGGACTGGGGGCATTACCAATTCCATTACGATCCTGGAGCAGATGACCTACCTGTTCTTTATGAAGATGCTGGATGATGCCCAGATGAAGAAGGAGGCCGCCGCTAACGCCATGGGCGCCAAGGTGAAGGATCCTGTATTCAAGGCCGGCAACTGGCACAACCCCGAAACCGACAGGGATGTTCCGTACACAGACCTCCGCTGGAGCAATTTCAAGAACAAGGAAGCCGAGGCCATGTACCGCCTGGTGTCCAAGGACGTGTTCATTTTCATCAAGACGCTGAACGACGGCAAGGAATCCGCCTACAGCAGGTTCATGGACAGCGCCACCTTCCTGATTCAGAGCGCCCGAACCCTGGTAAAGATTGTCGAAGGTATCGATGGCCTAGACATGAACAACCGCGACACCATGGGTGACGTGTATGAGTATGTCTTGGGCAAGATGGCAGCCAGCGGCAACAACGGACAGTTCCGTACTCCCCGCCACATCATCCGCATGATGGTTGACATGATGGAGCCGAACCTGGACGATACGGTATGCGACCCGGCCATGGGTTCTGCGGGCTTTATCGTTGAAGCCGCGAAGTTCGTGCAGGAACACCATAAGAAGGATTTGCTGAAAAAGGATAAGTCCGACCATTACCGCAACGAAATGTTCCATGGCTTTGACACGGACCAGACCATGCTCCGCATAGGCGCCATGAACCTGATGCTGCACGGTGCCGACAATCCGGACATTGCGTATCGCGACAGTCTTAGCACCGACAATACCGACGAGAACCGGTATTCCCTGTGCCTTGCCAACCCTCCGTTTGCAGGGTCGCTCGACTACGAGGCCATCAACAAGAACCTGCTCGCCATTACCAAGACCAAGAAAACGGAGTTGCTGTTCTTGGCGTTGTTCGTGCGAATGCTTCGCCTGGGCGGACGCTGCGCCTCCATTGTGCCCGATGGCGTACTGTTCGGAAACAGTTCGGGTCACAAGGCCATACGCAAGGAACTTATCGAGAATCAGCGTTTGCAGGCAGTCATCAGTATGCCCAGCGGCGTGTTCCAGCCGTATAGCGGTGTTTCAACTGCGATTCTCGTTTTCACCAAGACCAATGCAGGCGGCACTGACAAGGTTTGGTTCTACGACATGAAGGCCGACGGCTACACTTTGGATCAGAAGCGCACGGAATGTGCCGAGAACGACATCCCGGATATCATTGCCCGTTGGAAGAACCTGGATGCCGAAACGGACCGCACTCGCAAGGATCAGTCCTTTTTTGTTCCTGTGGATGAGATTGTTGCCAATGACTACGACCTGTCCATCAACAAGTACAAGGAAGTGGAGATGGTCAAGGTGGAGTACGAAAGCCCCAAGGTTGTGTACAAGCGGATCCAGAAGCTGCAAGAAGAAATTAATGCGGCAATGGAAGAGTTTGGGGAGAAGTACTTGTGA
- the dapF gene encoding diaminopimelate epimerase, producing MSLKFSKWTGLGNDFVLVEPGEAFDMTLGADLEKRVIELCDRRFGIGADGVVVVTPLSSSAEYVVAEKDVRKDVDWSKPGNGVDFEMRIFNADGSEAAMCGNATRCVAKFIRTRGLGNGDSFVLHTKSGLIKPTIMGDANKLEDAQVCVNMGAPRDFLGSIKLTADTFDFTGETVSMGNPHTVIFVDDIEKIQLEKWGAILEVDKQFPDRCNIEFAQVVAPGKIRMRVWERGCGVTMACGTGSCATLVAAQRTGRVGLEADVVLDGGTLHIKHEEGGPVLMTGPAKECFTGSYEL from the coding sequence ATGTCTCTCAAATTCTCTAAATGGACTGGTCTCGGCAACGACTTCGTGCTCGTTGAACCGGGTGAAGCTTTTGATATGACTTTGGGTGCCGACCTGGAAAAGCGCGTCATTGAACTTTGCGACCGCCGTTTCGGTATCGGTGCCGATGGCGTCGTTGTGGTGACTCCGCTTTCTAGTTCCGCCGAATACGTGGTGGCCGAAAAGGATGTCCGCAAGGATGTGGACTGGAGTAAGCCGGGTAACGGCGTTGACTTCGAAATGCGCATCTTTAATGCGGATGGTTCCGAAGCAGCCATGTGCGGCAACGCCACCCGCTGCGTGGCCAAGTTCATTCGTACCCGCGGCCTGGGCAACGGCGATTCCTTTGTGCTTCACACCAAGAGCGGCCTCATCAAGCCGACCATCATGGGCGATGCCAACAAGCTGGAAGACGCTCAGGTTTGCGTGAACATGGGCGCTCCCCGCGATTTCCTGGGTTCCATCAAGCTCACTGCAGATACTTTTGACTTTACCGGCGAAACCGTTTCCATGGGCAACCCCCACACGGTGATTTTTGTGGACGATATCGAAAAGATCCAGCTGGAAAAATGGGGTGCCATTCTCGAAGTGGACAAGCAGTTCCCGGACCGTTGCAATATTGAATTCGCTCAGGTGGTGGCTCCCGGCAAGATCCGTATGCGCGTGTGGGAACGCGGCTGCGGCGTGACTATGGCTTGTGGCACCGGAAGCTGCGCTACTCTCGTGGCAGCCCAGCGTACTGGCCGCGTAGGCCTCGAAGCGGACGTGGTTCTGGATGGCGGAACCCTCCATATTAAGCACGAAGAAGGCGGTCCGGTGTTGATGACCGGCCCTGCCAAGGAATGCTTCACGGGAAGCTATGAGCTGTGA